Proteins from one Setaria italica strain Yugu1 chromosome V, Setaria_italica_v2.0, whole genome shotgun sequence genomic window:
- the LOC101766249 gene encoding uncharacterized protein LOC101766249, giving the protein MSASRCVKLLLLVTLLPLALRAASLLLAGHAVPASSSSHRHSSIRSSATGDAPTTASAAGSARGRPIRQPRHRRRTEGALAALNGARRLRQADADGGGVWFEDDKRLAPTGSNPLHNLR; this is encoded by the coding sequence ATGAGCGCCAGCAGGTGCGTCAAGCTCCTGCTGCTGGTGACGCTGCTCCCGCTGGCGCTCAGGGCCGCCTCGCTGCTCCTCGCAGGCCACGCCgtgccggcgtcgtcgtcgtcccaccGGCACTCCTCGATCAGGAGCAGCGCCACCGGCGACGCTCCCACCACCGCCTCGGCTGCTGGTtcggcgcgcggccggccgaTTCGCCAGCCGCGGCACCGGCGGAGGACCGAgggcgccctcgccgccctcaACGGCGCGAGGCGGCTCCGGCaggccgacgccgacggcggcggcgtgtggtTCGAGGACGACAAGAGGCTGGCGCCCACGGGGTCCAACCCGCTGCACAACCTTCGATGA